From a region of the Panicum virgatum strain AP13 chromosome 2K, P.virgatum_v5, whole genome shotgun sequence genome:
- the LOC120691718 gene encoding protein STRUBBELIG-RECEPTOR FAMILY 3-like isoform X6, protein MSKPARVQRASPPPLVASAAILLLFSALPRCQPYTYEQDVFAINGLYTALGAPQLPNWTTNGGDPCNEGWQGVSCVASNITSIILSGANLGGQLGNTLGNFTSLITLDLSNNNIGGTIPDGLPVTMQKFFLSANQLSGSLPSTLSSLTLLTSMSLNNNQLSGDIPDVFLALTGLANLDFSSNNLTGPLPPSMGNLTALTSLHIQNNQLTGTLDVLQDLPFQDLNVENNLLSGPVPVKLLNLPNFKKDGNPFNTSIAPSAQPPAAPTPLPSVSPPARHVPSKEPSTSSSVQGGSTPGSGKHTVSTIKLVGYILIGVVSAVVIVLMAMYCLSKCKERKSRDDIYTKNKMGRVPQKLGEPKIKEVAEIKEPPVKLENNVGKASHVVSDAKEEHKLKMPTSASNAVYDARDGRKSDSPVAAAPGLVAMKQKEHVIDMEKADNFVEEQLHSTQPVAQRSEKVIVNPSVRTRKGRVPSVGKVDLTTTVKSFSIASLQQYTNSFSEENFIRDSRFGKIFLAELPDGELLEVLKIDAFNSKVPVDAFLELVVSISELRHPNILGLVGYCAEFEQRLLVYEHCSKMTLHDELHYVDDSSKPLSWNARLHVAVGAAKALQHLHDGFQPPIVHQNFEPSVVLLNSTLVVHISESGLASLASKSASQLSGRSLFHYEAPEVHESGSISDRSDVYSFGVVMLELLTGRKPYDSSRPRAEQHLVRWATSQLYDIDAIAKMVDPSIQGQCSEKALSRFADIISRCIQHEPEFRPPMSEVVQDLTRMASNASKASM, encoded by the exons ATGAGCAAGCCGGCGCGCGTGCAGCGCGCGTCCCCGCCGCCCCTGGTTGCTTCGGCCGCCATCTTGCTGCTATTCTCCGCGTTACCGCGCTGTCAGCCATACACTTACGAGCAAGATG TGTTTGCGATAAATGGCTTGTACACGGCGCTTGGAGCACCGCAGCTGCCAAATTGGACTACAAATGGCGGTGACCCCTGCAATGAGGGCTGGCAGGGTGTTTCATGCGTGGCCTCAAATATTACCTCCAT AATTCTCAGCGGTGCAAACTTGGGTGGACAGCTGGGTAACACTTTGGGGAATTTCACATCATTAATCACCTT GGATCTTAGCAACAATAATATTGGCGGAACTATACCCGATGGTCTACCAGTCACAATGCAGAAATT TTTCCTTTCAGCTAACCAGCTAAGTGGTAGCCTCCCAAGTACATTGTCATCCCTTACACTTTTGACAAGCAT GTCACTCAATAACAACCAATTATCTGGAGATATTCCAGATGTATTTTTAGCACTCACTGGGCTCGCGAATTT AGATTTTTCTTCTAACAACTTAACCGGTCCGCTGCCACCTTCAATGGGAAATTTGACAGCATTGACTAGCCT GCATATTCAGAACAATCAACTAACAGGAACCCTTGATGTGCTGCAAGATCTTCCTTTCCAAGATTT GAATGTAGAAAACAATCTTTTGTCTGGTCCCGTGCCTGTGAAGTTACTCAACTTGCCAAACTTTAA GAAGGATGGGAACCCATTCAATACCAGCATAGCCCCATCCGCTCAGCCTCCTGCAGCGCCAACACCATTACCATCAGTCTCACCTCCAGCTAGGCATGTCCCCTCAAAAGAACCTTCAACCTCTTCTAGTGTTCAGGGAGGAAGTACTCCAGGATCAGGAAAACATACTGTTTCCACAATCAAATTAGTTGGATATATCCTTATCGGGGTGGTATCAGCAGTAGTTATTGTGCTAATGGCAATGTACTGTCTATCCAAGTGCAAAGAAAGAAAGTCAAGGGATGACATTTATACCAAAAACAAGATGGGAAGGGTGCCTCAGAAGCTTGGAGAGCCTAAAATCAAGGAAGTGGCAGAAATCAAGGAGCCACCAGTAAAACTCGAGAATAATGTTGGGAAAG CTTCCCATGTTGTTTCTGATGCAAAGGAGGAGCATAAGTTAAAAATGCCAACATCAG CTTCAAATGCGGTTTATGATGCAAGAGATGGGCGGAAATCAGACTCACCGGTAGCAG CTGCTCCTGGGCTGGTTGCAATGAAGCAAAAAGAGCATGTGATTGATATGGAAAAGGCTGATAATTTCGTTGAGGAACAGCTGCATTCTACTCAACCTGTTGCACAACGTTCTGAAAAGGTCATCGTCAATCCCAGTGTTCGTACTCGAAAGGGAAGAGTACCTTCAGTTGGAAAAGTGGACCTGACTACTACTGTCAAGTCCTTTTCCATTGCATCCCTTCAACAATATACCAATAGTTTCAGTGAGGAAAATTTCATAAGGGATAGCAGGTTTGGTAAGATATTTCTGGCAGAGCTTCCTGATGGAGAG TTACTGGAAGTTTTGAAGATAGATGCTTTTAACTCAAAAGTACCAGTGGATGCCTTTCTTGAGCTAGTTGTGAGCATTTCTGAACTGAGGCATCCTAACATACTTGGGCTTGTTGGATACTGTGCGGAGTTTGAGCAGCGACTACTTGTCTATGAGCACTGTAGCAAGATGACTCTACATGATGAACTCCACTATGTAGATGACTCAAGCAAGCCATTATCATGGAATGCTCGCCTCCATGTTGCTGTGGGGGCAGCAAAAGCATTACA aCATCTTCATGATGGTTTCCAGCCACCAATTGTACATCAGAATTTTGAACCATCTGTTGTTCTTCTAAACAGCACCTTAGTTGTGCATATTTCTGAATCTGGCCTTGCATCATTAGCATCAAAATCAGCATCTCAG TTGTCTGGCCGTAGCTTATTCCATTATGAAGCCCCTGAGGTGCATGAATCTGGATCCATAAGTGATCGAAGTGATGTTTACAGCTTCGGTGTTGTTATGTTGGAGCTTCTAACAGGGCGTAAACCTTATGATAG CTCACGTCCACGGGCTGAACAACATCTGGTGCGATGGGCCACTTCTCAGCTCTATGATATTGATGCCATAGCAAAGATGGTAGATCCTTCCATTCAAGGACAATGTTCTGAAAAGGCACTGTCTCGTTTTGCTGACATTATTAGCCGCTGCATTCAG CACGAACCAGAATTTAGGCCACCGATGTCTGAAGTTGTCCAAGACTTAACTCGCATGGCAAGTAATGCATCAAAGGCTTCCATGTAG
- the LOC120691718 gene encoding protein STRUBBELIG-RECEPTOR FAMILY 3-like isoform X1, whose amino-acid sequence MSKPARVQRASPPPLVASAAILLLFSALPRCQPYTYEQDVFAINGLYTALGAPQLPNWTTNGGDPCNEGWQGVSCVASNITSIILSGANLGGQLGNTLGNFTSLITLDLSNNNIGGTIPDGLPVTMQKFFLSANQLSGSLPSTLSSLTLLTSMSLNNNQLSGDIPDVFLALTGLANLDFSSNNLTGPLPPSMGNLTALTSLHIQNNQLTGTLDVLQDLPFQDLNVENNLLSGPVPVKLLNLPNFKKDGNPFNTSIAPSAQPPAAPTPLPSVSPPARHVPSKEPSTSSSVQGGSTPGSGKHTVSTIKLVGYILIGVVSAVVIVLMAMYCLSKCKERKSRDDIYTKNKMGRVPQKLGEPKIKEVAEIKEPPVKLENNVGKGSTSHVVSDAKEEHKLKMPTSGNLKEILEEQGPFLNHLHLNNVFAAASNAVYDARDGRKSDSPVAAAPGLVAMKQKEHVIDMEKADNFVEEQLHSTQPVAQRSEKVIVNPSVRTRKGRVPSVGKVDLTTTVKSFSIASLQQYTNSFSEENFIRDSRFGKIFLAELPDGELLEVLKIDAFNSKVPVDAFLELVVSISELRHPNILGLVGYCAEFEQRLLVYEHCSKMTLHDELHYVDDSSKPLSWNARLHVAVGAAKALQHLHDGFQPPIVHQNFEPSVVLLNSTLVVHISESGLASLASKSASQLSGRSLFHYEAPEVHESGSISDRSDVYSFGVVMLELLTGRKPYDSSRPRAEQHLVRWATSQLYDIDAIAKMVDPSIQGQCSEKALSRFADIISRCIQHEPEFRPPMSEVVQDLTRMASNASKASM is encoded by the exons ATGAGCAAGCCGGCGCGCGTGCAGCGCGCGTCCCCGCCGCCCCTGGTTGCTTCGGCCGCCATCTTGCTGCTATTCTCCGCGTTACCGCGCTGTCAGCCATACACTTACGAGCAAGATG TGTTTGCGATAAATGGCTTGTACACGGCGCTTGGAGCACCGCAGCTGCCAAATTGGACTACAAATGGCGGTGACCCCTGCAATGAGGGCTGGCAGGGTGTTTCATGCGTGGCCTCAAATATTACCTCCAT AATTCTCAGCGGTGCAAACTTGGGTGGACAGCTGGGTAACACTTTGGGGAATTTCACATCATTAATCACCTT GGATCTTAGCAACAATAATATTGGCGGAACTATACCCGATGGTCTACCAGTCACAATGCAGAAATT TTTCCTTTCAGCTAACCAGCTAAGTGGTAGCCTCCCAAGTACATTGTCATCCCTTACACTTTTGACAAGCAT GTCACTCAATAACAACCAATTATCTGGAGATATTCCAGATGTATTTTTAGCACTCACTGGGCTCGCGAATTT AGATTTTTCTTCTAACAACTTAACCGGTCCGCTGCCACCTTCAATGGGAAATTTGACAGCATTGACTAGCCT GCATATTCAGAACAATCAACTAACAGGAACCCTTGATGTGCTGCAAGATCTTCCTTTCCAAGATTT GAATGTAGAAAACAATCTTTTGTCTGGTCCCGTGCCTGTGAAGTTACTCAACTTGCCAAACTTTAA GAAGGATGGGAACCCATTCAATACCAGCATAGCCCCATCCGCTCAGCCTCCTGCAGCGCCAACACCATTACCATCAGTCTCACCTCCAGCTAGGCATGTCCCCTCAAAAGAACCTTCAACCTCTTCTAGTGTTCAGGGAGGAAGTACTCCAGGATCAGGAAAACATACTGTTTCCACAATCAAATTAGTTGGATATATCCTTATCGGGGTGGTATCAGCAGTAGTTATTGTGCTAATGGCAATGTACTGTCTATCCAAGTGCAAAGAAAGAAAGTCAAGGGATGACATTTATACCAAAAACAAGATGGGAAGGGTGCCTCAGAAGCTTGGAGAGCCTAAAATCAAGGAAGTGGCAGAAATCAAGGAGCCACCAGTAAAACTCGAGAATAATGTTGGGAAAGGTTCCA CTTCCCATGTTGTTTCTGATGCAAAGGAGGAGCATAAGTTAAAAATGCCAACATCAG GAAACTTGAAAGAAATACTGGAAGAGCAGGGTCCTTTCCTCAATCATTTACATTTAAATAATGTTTTTGCAGCAGCTTCAAATGCGGTTTATGATGCAAGAGATGGGCGGAAATCAGACTCACCGGTAGCAG CTGCTCCTGGGCTGGTTGCAATGAAGCAAAAAGAGCATGTGATTGATATGGAAAAGGCTGATAATTTCGTTGAGGAACAGCTGCATTCTACTCAACCTGTTGCACAACGTTCTGAAAAGGTCATCGTCAATCCCAGTGTTCGTACTCGAAAGGGAAGAGTACCTTCAGTTGGAAAAGTGGACCTGACTACTACTGTCAAGTCCTTTTCCATTGCATCCCTTCAACAATATACCAATAGTTTCAGTGAGGAAAATTTCATAAGGGATAGCAGGTTTGGTAAGATATTTCTGGCAGAGCTTCCTGATGGAGAG TTACTGGAAGTTTTGAAGATAGATGCTTTTAACTCAAAAGTACCAGTGGATGCCTTTCTTGAGCTAGTTGTGAGCATTTCTGAACTGAGGCATCCTAACATACTTGGGCTTGTTGGATACTGTGCGGAGTTTGAGCAGCGACTACTTGTCTATGAGCACTGTAGCAAGATGACTCTACATGATGAACTCCACTATGTAGATGACTCAAGCAAGCCATTATCATGGAATGCTCGCCTCCATGTTGCTGTGGGGGCAGCAAAAGCATTACA aCATCTTCATGATGGTTTCCAGCCACCAATTGTACATCAGAATTTTGAACCATCTGTTGTTCTTCTAAACAGCACCTTAGTTGTGCATATTTCTGAATCTGGCCTTGCATCATTAGCATCAAAATCAGCATCTCAG TTGTCTGGCCGTAGCTTATTCCATTATGAAGCCCCTGAGGTGCATGAATCTGGATCCATAAGTGATCGAAGTGATGTTTACAGCTTCGGTGTTGTTATGTTGGAGCTTCTAACAGGGCGTAAACCTTATGATAG CTCACGTCCACGGGCTGAACAACATCTGGTGCGATGGGCCACTTCTCAGCTCTATGATATTGATGCCATAGCAAAGATGGTAGATCCTTCCATTCAAGGACAATGTTCTGAAAAGGCACTGTCTCGTTTTGCTGACATTATTAGCCGCTGCATTCAG CACGAACCAGAATTTAGGCCACCGATGTCTGAAGTTGTCCAAGACTTAACTCGCATGGCAAGTAATGCATCAAAGGCTTCCATGTAG
- the LOC120691718 gene encoding protein STRUBBELIG-RECEPTOR FAMILY 3-like isoform X8, whose amino-acid sequence MACTRRLEHRSCQIGLQMAVTPAMRAGRVFHAWPQILPPSCFSCRILSGANLGGQLGNTLGNFTSLITLDLSNNNIGGTIPDGLPVTMQKFFLSANQLSGSLPSTLSSLTLLTSMSLNNNQLSGDIPDVFLALTGLANLDFSSNNLTGPLPPSMGNLTALTSLHIQNNQLTGTLDVLQDLPFQDLNVENNLLSGPVPVKLLNLPNFKKDGNPFNTSIAPSAQPPAAPTPLPSVSPPARHVPSKEPSTSSSVQGGSTPGSGKHTVSTIKLVGYILIGVVSAVVIVLMAMYCLSKCKERKSRDDIYTKNKMGRVPQKLGEPKIKEVAEIKEPPVKLENNVGKASHVVSDAKEEHKLKMPTSAASNAVYDARDGRKSDSPVAAAPGLVAMKQKEHVIDMEKADNFVEEQLHSTQPVAQRSEKVIVNPSVRTRKGRVPSVGKVDLTTTVKSFSIASLQQYTNSFSEENFIRDSRFGKIFLAELPDGELLEVLKIDAFNSKVPVDAFLELVVSISELRHPNILGLVGYCAEFEQRLLVYEHCSKMTLHDELHYVDDSSKPLSWNARLHVAVGAAKALQHLHDGFQPPIVHQNFEPSVVLLNSTLVVHISESGLASLASKSASQLSGRSLFHYEAPEVHESGSISDRSDVYSFGVVMLELLTGRKPYDSSRPRAEQHLVRWATSQLYDIDAIAKMVDPSIQGQCSEKALSRFADIISRCIQHEPEFRPPMSEVVQDLTRMASNASKASM is encoded by the exons ATGGCTTGTACACGGCGCTTGGAGCACCGCAGCTGCCAAATTGGACTACAAATGGCGGTGACCCCTGCAATGAGGGCTGGCAGGGTGTTTCATGCGTGGCCTCAAATATTACCTCCAT CATGTTTCTCTTGTAGAATTCTCAGCGGTGCAAACTTGGGTGGACAGCTGGGTAACACTTTGGGGAATTTCACATCATTAATCACCTT GGATCTTAGCAACAATAATATTGGCGGAACTATACCCGATGGTCTACCAGTCACAATGCAGAAATT TTTCCTTTCAGCTAACCAGCTAAGTGGTAGCCTCCCAAGTACATTGTCATCCCTTACACTTTTGACAAGCAT GTCACTCAATAACAACCAATTATCTGGAGATATTCCAGATGTATTTTTAGCACTCACTGGGCTCGCGAATTT AGATTTTTCTTCTAACAACTTAACCGGTCCGCTGCCACCTTCAATGGGAAATTTGACAGCATTGACTAGCCT GCATATTCAGAACAATCAACTAACAGGAACCCTTGATGTGCTGCAAGATCTTCCTTTCCAAGATTT GAATGTAGAAAACAATCTTTTGTCTGGTCCCGTGCCTGTGAAGTTACTCAACTTGCCAAACTTTAA GAAGGATGGGAACCCATTCAATACCAGCATAGCCCCATCCGCTCAGCCTCCTGCAGCGCCAACACCATTACCATCAGTCTCACCTCCAGCTAGGCATGTCCCCTCAAAAGAACCTTCAACCTCTTCTAGTGTTCAGGGAGGAAGTACTCCAGGATCAGGAAAACATACTGTTTCCACAATCAAATTAGTTGGATATATCCTTATCGGGGTGGTATCAGCAGTAGTTATTGTGCTAATGGCAATGTACTGTCTATCCAAGTGCAAAGAAAGAAAGTCAAGGGATGACATTTATACCAAAAACAAGATGGGAAGGGTGCCTCAGAAGCTTGGAGAGCCTAAAATCAAGGAAGTGGCAGAAATCAAGGAGCCACCAGTAAAACTCGAGAATAATGTTGGGAAAG CTTCCCATGTTGTTTCTGATGCAAAGGAGGAGCATAAGTTAAAAATGCCAACATCAG CAGCTTCAAATGCGGTTTATGATGCAAGAGATGGGCGGAAATCAGACTCACCGGTAGCAG CTGCTCCTGGGCTGGTTGCAATGAAGCAAAAAGAGCATGTGATTGATATGGAAAAGGCTGATAATTTCGTTGAGGAACAGCTGCATTCTACTCAACCTGTTGCACAACGTTCTGAAAAGGTCATCGTCAATCCCAGTGTTCGTACTCGAAAGGGAAGAGTACCTTCAGTTGGAAAAGTGGACCTGACTACTACTGTCAAGTCCTTTTCCATTGCATCCCTTCAACAATATACCAATAGTTTCAGTGAGGAAAATTTCATAAGGGATAGCAGGTTTGGTAAGATATTTCTGGCAGAGCTTCCTGATGGAGAG TTACTGGAAGTTTTGAAGATAGATGCTTTTAACTCAAAAGTACCAGTGGATGCCTTTCTTGAGCTAGTTGTGAGCATTTCTGAACTGAGGCATCCTAACATACTTGGGCTTGTTGGATACTGTGCGGAGTTTGAGCAGCGACTACTTGTCTATGAGCACTGTAGCAAGATGACTCTACATGATGAACTCCACTATGTAGATGACTCAAGCAAGCCATTATCATGGAATGCTCGCCTCCATGTTGCTGTGGGGGCAGCAAAAGCATTACA aCATCTTCATGATGGTTTCCAGCCACCAATTGTACATCAGAATTTTGAACCATCTGTTGTTCTTCTAAACAGCACCTTAGTTGTGCATATTTCTGAATCTGGCCTTGCATCATTAGCATCAAAATCAGCATCTCAG TTGTCTGGCCGTAGCTTATTCCATTATGAAGCCCCTGAGGTGCATGAATCTGGATCCATAAGTGATCGAAGTGATGTTTACAGCTTCGGTGTTGTTATGTTGGAGCTTCTAACAGGGCGTAAACCTTATGATAG CTCACGTCCACGGGCTGAACAACATCTGGTGCGATGGGCCACTTCTCAGCTCTATGATATTGATGCCATAGCAAAGATGGTAGATCCTTCCATTCAAGGACAATGTTCTGAAAAGGCACTGTCTCGTTTTGCTGACATTATTAGCCGCTGCATTCAG CACGAACCAGAATTTAGGCCACCGATGTCTGAAGTTGTCCAAGACTTAACTCGCATGGCAAGTAATGCATCAAAGGCTTCCATGTAG
- the LOC120691718 gene encoding protein STRUBBELIG-RECEPTOR FAMILY 3-like isoform X2: MSKPARVQRASPPPLVASAAILLLFSALPRCQPYTYEQDVFAINGLYTALGAPQLPNWTTNGGDPCNEGWQGVSCVASNITSIILSGANLGGQLGNTLGNFTSLITLDLSNNNIGGTIPDGLPVTMQKFFLSANQLSGSLPSTLSSLTLLTSMSLNNNQLSGDIPDVFLALTGLANLDFSSNNLTGPLPPSMGNLTALTSLHIQNNQLTGTLDVLQDLPFQDLNVENNLLSGPVPVKLLNLPNFKKDGNPFNTSIAPSAQPPAAPTPLPSVSPPARHVPSKEPSTSSSVQGGSTPGSGKHTVSTIKLVGYILIGVVSAVVIVLMAMYCLSKCKERKSRDDIYTKNKMGRVPQKLGEPKIKEVAEIKEPPVKLENNVGKASHVVSDAKEEHKLKMPTSGNLKEILEEQGPFLNHLHLNNVFAAASNAVYDARDGRKSDSPVAAAPGLVAMKQKEHVIDMEKADNFVEEQLHSTQPVAQRSEKVIVNPSVRTRKGRVPSVGKVDLTTTVKSFSIASLQQYTNSFSEENFIRDSRFGKIFLAELPDGELLEVLKIDAFNSKVPVDAFLELVVSISELRHPNILGLVGYCAEFEQRLLVYEHCSKMTLHDELHYVDDSSKPLSWNARLHVAVGAAKALQHLHDGFQPPIVHQNFEPSVVLLNSTLVVHISESGLASLASKSASQLSGRSLFHYEAPEVHESGSISDRSDVYSFGVVMLELLTGRKPYDSSRPRAEQHLVRWATSQLYDIDAIAKMVDPSIQGQCSEKALSRFADIISRCIQHEPEFRPPMSEVVQDLTRMASNASKASM; this comes from the exons ATGAGCAAGCCGGCGCGCGTGCAGCGCGCGTCCCCGCCGCCCCTGGTTGCTTCGGCCGCCATCTTGCTGCTATTCTCCGCGTTACCGCGCTGTCAGCCATACACTTACGAGCAAGATG TGTTTGCGATAAATGGCTTGTACACGGCGCTTGGAGCACCGCAGCTGCCAAATTGGACTACAAATGGCGGTGACCCCTGCAATGAGGGCTGGCAGGGTGTTTCATGCGTGGCCTCAAATATTACCTCCAT AATTCTCAGCGGTGCAAACTTGGGTGGACAGCTGGGTAACACTTTGGGGAATTTCACATCATTAATCACCTT GGATCTTAGCAACAATAATATTGGCGGAACTATACCCGATGGTCTACCAGTCACAATGCAGAAATT TTTCCTTTCAGCTAACCAGCTAAGTGGTAGCCTCCCAAGTACATTGTCATCCCTTACACTTTTGACAAGCAT GTCACTCAATAACAACCAATTATCTGGAGATATTCCAGATGTATTTTTAGCACTCACTGGGCTCGCGAATTT AGATTTTTCTTCTAACAACTTAACCGGTCCGCTGCCACCTTCAATGGGAAATTTGACAGCATTGACTAGCCT GCATATTCAGAACAATCAACTAACAGGAACCCTTGATGTGCTGCAAGATCTTCCTTTCCAAGATTT GAATGTAGAAAACAATCTTTTGTCTGGTCCCGTGCCTGTGAAGTTACTCAACTTGCCAAACTTTAA GAAGGATGGGAACCCATTCAATACCAGCATAGCCCCATCCGCTCAGCCTCCTGCAGCGCCAACACCATTACCATCAGTCTCACCTCCAGCTAGGCATGTCCCCTCAAAAGAACCTTCAACCTCTTCTAGTGTTCAGGGAGGAAGTACTCCAGGATCAGGAAAACATACTGTTTCCACAATCAAATTAGTTGGATATATCCTTATCGGGGTGGTATCAGCAGTAGTTATTGTGCTAATGGCAATGTACTGTCTATCCAAGTGCAAAGAAAGAAAGTCAAGGGATGACATTTATACCAAAAACAAGATGGGAAGGGTGCCTCAGAAGCTTGGAGAGCCTAAAATCAAGGAAGTGGCAGAAATCAAGGAGCCACCAGTAAAACTCGAGAATAATGTTGGGAAAG CTTCCCATGTTGTTTCTGATGCAAAGGAGGAGCATAAGTTAAAAATGCCAACATCAG GAAACTTGAAAGAAATACTGGAAGAGCAGGGTCCTTTCCTCAATCATTTACATTTAAATAATGTTTTTGCAGCAGCTTCAAATGCGGTTTATGATGCAAGAGATGGGCGGAAATCAGACTCACCGGTAGCAG CTGCTCCTGGGCTGGTTGCAATGAAGCAAAAAGAGCATGTGATTGATATGGAAAAGGCTGATAATTTCGTTGAGGAACAGCTGCATTCTACTCAACCTGTTGCACAACGTTCTGAAAAGGTCATCGTCAATCCCAGTGTTCGTACTCGAAAGGGAAGAGTACCTTCAGTTGGAAAAGTGGACCTGACTACTACTGTCAAGTCCTTTTCCATTGCATCCCTTCAACAATATACCAATAGTTTCAGTGAGGAAAATTTCATAAGGGATAGCAGGTTTGGTAAGATATTTCTGGCAGAGCTTCCTGATGGAGAG TTACTGGAAGTTTTGAAGATAGATGCTTTTAACTCAAAAGTACCAGTGGATGCCTTTCTTGAGCTAGTTGTGAGCATTTCTGAACTGAGGCATCCTAACATACTTGGGCTTGTTGGATACTGTGCGGAGTTTGAGCAGCGACTACTTGTCTATGAGCACTGTAGCAAGATGACTCTACATGATGAACTCCACTATGTAGATGACTCAAGCAAGCCATTATCATGGAATGCTCGCCTCCATGTTGCTGTGGGGGCAGCAAAAGCATTACA aCATCTTCATGATGGTTTCCAGCCACCAATTGTACATCAGAATTTTGAACCATCTGTTGTTCTTCTAAACAGCACCTTAGTTGTGCATATTTCTGAATCTGGCCTTGCATCATTAGCATCAAAATCAGCATCTCAG TTGTCTGGCCGTAGCTTATTCCATTATGAAGCCCCTGAGGTGCATGAATCTGGATCCATAAGTGATCGAAGTGATGTTTACAGCTTCGGTGTTGTTATGTTGGAGCTTCTAACAGGGCGTAAACCTTATGATAG CTCACGTCCACGGGCTGAACAACATCTGGTGCGATGGGCCACTTCTCAGCTCTATGATATTGATGCCATAGCAAAGATGGTAGATCCTTCCATTCAAGGACAATGTTCTGAAAAGGCACTGTCTCGTTTTGCTGACATTATTAGCCGCTGCATTCAG CACGAACCAGAATTTAGGCCACCGATGTCTGAAGTTGTCCAAGACTTAACTCGCATGGCAAGTAATGCATCAAAGGCTTCCATGTAG